A genomic window from Agreia sp. COWG includes:
- a CDS encoding TetR/AcrR family transcriptional regulator, which translates to MPKLLDHSQREVEVAEAAWRVLRRDGVTKLSVRNVAAEAGLATGSLRRAFPTQDALLAFSLELVARRARARIEALPQASGVREGVEVRLFELIPLDDERRAEMDAYFTIGAMASTRPALAPSYRITYDGLREGCRRMLSALEAEGLVRSGLDLDLEAQHLHALVDGIALHLVQPGESAERSKAIIRTHLDRLE; encoded by the coding sequence GTGCCCAAGCTCCTCGACCACTCGCAGCGCGAGGTCGAGGTCGCCGAGGCCGCATGGCGCGTGCTGCGTCGCGACGGGGTGACGAAGCTCTCTGTGCGCAACGTCGCGGCAGAGGCGGGCCTCGCGACGGGGTCGCTTCGACGGGCATTTCCCACGCAGGATGCGCTGCTCGCCTTCTCCCTCGAACTGGTGGCGCGAAGAGCCAGGGCCCGCATCGAGGCCCTGCCGCAGGCATCCGGCGTTCGCGAGGGCGTCGAGGTGCGACTCTTCGAGCTGATCCCCCTCGACGACGAACGACGCGCCGAGATGGACGCGTACTTCACGATCGGCGCCATGGCCAGCACGCGACCAGCCCTCGCGCCGTCGTATCGCATCACCTACGACGGCCTGCGCGAGGGTTGCCGGCGCATGCTCAGCGCCCTCGAGGCCGAGGGTCTCGTGCGAAGCGGGCTCGACCTCGACCTCGAGGCTCAGCACCTGCACGCCCTGGTCGACGGCATCGCTCTTCACCTCGTGCAGCCGGGAGAGTCCGCCGAACGCTCCAAGGCCATCATCCGCACACACCTCGACCGCCTCGAATAA
- a CDS encoding L-threonylcarbamoyladenylate synthase, producing MSTTPIHWTGGIPTEAVDLLSGDGGIAVVPTKVGYIIMTTDREGLERKFDAKERNRNKPGVVLVSSLEMLRRLAQLTPEIDSLYERCWNEDVLLGCILPWSEAGKAALPADGSDELMMDTRGTSCFVIKFGIPGENAARELYEKHGKIAFASSANPSGKGNRGLVEGIGDRIADAADVIIEADDYVASIQPDKSADTRYEQGVMVSMVDASGALVPEQNGQRSITPAPVLIRKGLAVDRIMSLLADTFSSWDYRQGEYY from the coding sequence ATGAGCACCACACCCATCCACTGGACCGGCGGCATCCCGACCGAGGCGGTCGACCTTCTTTCGGGAGACGGCGGCATCGCCGTGGTCCCCACGAAGGTCGGCTACATCATCATGACGACCGACCGCGAGGGACTCGAGCGCAAGTTCGATGCCAAGGAGCGCAACCGCAACAAGCCCGGCGTCGTCTTGGTGAGCTCTCTCGAGATGCTGCGCAGGCTCGCCCAGCTCACCCCCGAGATCGACTCCCTGTACGAGCGCTGCTGGAACGAAGACGTCCTGCTCGGCTGCATCCTGCCCTGGAGCGAGGCCGGCAAGGCCGCCCTCCCCGCCGATGGCTCCGACGAACTCATGATGGACACCCGGGGCACGTCGTGCTTCGTCATCAAGTTCGGGATCCCCGGGGAGAACGCCGCCCGCGAGCTCTACGAAAAGCACGGCAAGATCGCCTTCGCCAGCTCGGCGAATCCCTCGGGCAAGGGCAACCGAGGGCTCGTCGAGGGCATCGGTGACCGGATCGCTGACGCCGCCGACGTGATCATCGAGGCCGACGACTACGTCGCCTCGATCCAGCCCGACAAGAGCGCCGACACCCGCTACGAGCAGGGCGTCATGGTGTCGATGGTCGACGCATCCGGCGCCCTGGTGCCCGAGCAGAACGGCCAGCGATCGATCACCCCGGCGCCGGTGCTCATTCGCAAGGGGCTCGCCGTCGACCGCATCATGTCGCTGCTCGCCGACACGTTCTCGAGCTGGGACTACCGCCAGGGCGAGTACTACTAG
- a CDS encoding acyltransferase: MTPTLAPTRATTLTAVPLSVAPRAHPLPSLTGLRWAAAFIVFAYHVRNAGLFGGGAQVAMTRTVGAGAVGVSLFFVLSGFVLSWSHRPSQRARSFWWHRLARIYPLHLVALAAALLLSATVVPWIATRDPWAVLANATLTSAWNAEWWQAGNPVSWSLVCEAFFYLVFPLVIVAVRALSREALISAAVSTLLVVLSASTIVTELFPQISPNSSPIVRLPEFVLGIVLAQLLAKNVWRGPRLTPALLVTATGYIAALVWPDSPLSTAGFTIIGFCMLIAALARADCEGRRTLLATRPLTVLGTLSFPFYLVHLLIIQGFAALVPGVDQNPDVVASAVHSVEMLAIGLAAAALLHRLVELPGRRLLLGRMRPARAPIRPPVRPERPRLAGQNRAVPAR, encoded by the coding sequence ATGACACCCACGCTCGCACCCACGCGCGCAACCACGCTCACCGCAGTCCCACTCTCCGTAGCCCCGCGCGCGCACCCGCTGCCGTCGCTGACCGGGCTCCGCTGGGCCGCAGCCTTCATCGTCTTCGCCTACCACGTGCGCAACGCCGGCCTCTTCGGCGGCGGCGCTCAGGTCGCCATGACCCGCACTGTCGGGGCCGGGGCCGTGGGGGTGTCGCTGTTCTTCGTCTTGTCGGGCTTCGTTCTCTCGTGGTCGCACAGGCCGAGCCAGCGCGCACGGAGCTTCTGGTGGCACCGTCTCGCGCGCATCTACCCGCTGCACCTGGTTGCGCTCGCGGCGGCCCTGCTGCTCTCGGCGACCGTGGTTCCCTGGATCGCCACGCGCGATCCGTGGGCCGTGCTCGCGAATGCCACGCTCACCAGCGCCTGGAACGCCGAGTGGTGGCAGGCGGGCAACCCGGTGAGCTGGTCACTCGTCTGCGAGGCCTTCTTCTATCTCGTGTTCCCGCTCGTCATCGTGGCCGTTCGCGCGCTGAGTCGCGAGGCGCTCATCTCGGCGGCGGTGTCGACGCTGCTCGTCGTGCTGTCCGCGTCCACCATCGTCACCGAGCTGTTTCCCCAGATCTCGCCGAACAGCTCCCCGATCGTGAGGCTGCCCGAGTTCGTCTTGGGCATCGTGCTTGCGCAGCTGCTCGCGAAGAACGTGTGGCGCGGGCCGCGGCTGACGCCCGCCCTGCTGGTGACGGCTACCGGATACATCGCCGCCCTCGTCTGGCCGGACAGCCCGCTGAGCACGGCCGGCTTCACCATCATCGGGTTCTGCATGCTCATCGCGGCCCTCGCTCGCGCCGATTGCGAGGGCCGGCGCACCCTGCTCGCCACCCGGCCGCTCACGGTGCTCGGAACGCTCTCGTTCCCCTTCTATCTCGTGCACCTGCTGATCATCCAGGGCTTCGCCGCTCTCGTTCCCGGGGTCGATCAGAACCCCGACGTCGTCGCCTCGGCCGTACACAGCGTCGAGATGCTGGCCATCGGCCTTGCCGCGGCGGCACTCCTGCACCGACTGGTCGAGCTGCCGGGTCGCCGACTCCTGCTGGGTCGGATGCGGCCGGCCCGGGCGCCCATTCGCCCACCGGTCCGGCCGGAACGACCCCGCCTGGCCGGCCAGAACCGCGCAGTGCCGGCCAGGTGA
- a CDS encoding GNAT family N-acetyltransferase, with amino-acid sequence MTYEADDSLERIDREWVWKMLSSEVYWHRWRTRAQVEAQLDGAWRVVGVYDSTSGEQVGFARAVSDGVNDAYLADVVVDPVRRGHGLGRLLVQTMIDDGPGAEFRWMLFTGDAHGLYEKFGFAVPGPSAMVRPGARPVRG; translated from the coding sequence ATGACCTACGAAGCCGACGACTCTCTCGAACGTATCGACCGCGAATGGGTCTGGAAGATGCTCTCCTCCGAGGTGTACTGGCACCGCTGGAGAACGCGCGCGCAGGTCGAGGCCCAGCTCGACGGGGCCTGGCGGGTCGTGGGGGTCTACGACTCGACCTCCGGCGAGCAGGTCGGATTCGCGCGAGCGGTGTCAGACGGAGTCAACGACGCGTATCTGGCCGACGTGGTGGTCGATCCTGTTCGTCGCGGCCACGGCCTCGGCAGGCTGCTGGTGCAGACCATGATCGACGACGGACCCGGCGCCGAATTTCGCTGGATGCTCTTCACCGGTGACGCGCACGGCCTCTACGAGAAGTTCGGCTTCGCGGTGCCCGGGCCGAGCGCGATGGTGCGTCCGGGAGCCCGACCCGTGCGCGGCTGA
- a CDS encoding putative quinol monooxygenase: MFETTKPGVLLMMRAKPGEGEELAKFITDLHYVEDADGPVDWLVSRDDDDPEAVWTIEFYRDQDSFDRHYAETNDEIEKRHEKVIGLLAEPPMRVMVHPVASS; this comes from the coding sequence ATGTTCGAAACGACCAAGCCGGGTGTGCTGTTGATGATGCGGGCGAAGCCTGGCGAGGGCGAGGAGTTGGCGAAGTTCATCACCGACCTCCACTATGTCGAAGACGCCGATGGTCCCGTGGATTGGCTCGTATCTCGGGATGACGACGACCCGGAAGCGGTCTGGACCATCGAGTTCTACCGGGACCAGGACTCGTTCGATCGCCACTACGCCGAGACGAATGACGAAATCGAGAAGCGTCACGAGAAGGTCATCGGGTTGCTAGCCGAGCCGCCCATGCGTGTCATGGTCCACCCGGTCGCGTCGAGCTGA
- a CDS encoding TetR/AcrR family transcriptional regulator C-terminal domain-containing protein → MYHYVANKDELLTAATDAVIADVVTGVAGPRDPSAAIRSLALGVFDAIDLHPWVGTQLVREPWQFAIIQLFERIGTQLQALGVPAPAQFDSASALVNYVLGLAGQYAAGARLLARDTNRTAFLGMIAAEWERLDRHDFPFMHQMADGLHEHDDRAQFLAGIDLILAGIESIR, encoded by the coding sequence ATGTATCACTACGTCGCCAACAAGGATGAGCTGCTCACAGCGGCGACAGACGCCGTTATCGCCGACGTCGTGACCGGTGTCGCCGGGCCCCGCGACCCCTCGGCGGCGATCCGCAGCCTTGCGCTGGGCGTGTTCGACGCAATCGATCTTCACCCGTGGGTAGGAACCCAACTGGTCCGCGAACCCTGGCAGTTCGCGATCATCCAGCTCTTCGAGCGCATTGGAACACAGTTGCAAGCTCTCGGCGTGCCGGCACCGGCGCAATTCGACTCCGCGTCAGCGCTCGTGAACTACGTGCTCGGCCTTGCTGGTCAGTACGCTGCGGGAGCCCGCCTCCTGGCTCGCGACACCAATCGAACGGCGTTCCTCGGCATGATCGCCGCAGAGTGGGAGAGGCTCGATCGTCACGACTTTCCATTCATGCATCAGATGGCAGACGGGCTGCATGAACACGATGACCGGGCGCAGTTTCTTGCTGGCATCGATCTCATCCTCGCTGGAATCGAGAGCATCCGGTAG
- a CDS encoding helix-turn-helix domain-containing protein, with translation MSSGPATSSTIARALGESPSNCSYHLRELLRVGLVEDSDSPNARERVWKASVTGVRSSVSASGPEEAQSAADLSAAVLQLDQRLARNYIANREHLGREWQEAEAISSYALRVSPAETRQLLKDLDALIRPFIAPSRTEAPADAEIVQLSLQAFLKSAATTPPNRTRPRS, from the coding sequence ATGTCCTCGGGTCCAGCGACGTCGTCGACGATTGCTAGGGCCCTTGGCGAGAGCCCCTCAAACTGCAGCTACCACCTTCGGGAATTGCTGCGAGTAGGCCTGGTGGAGGATTCTGACTCGCCAAACGCACGAGAACGAGTGTGGAAGGCGTCCGTTACCGGGGTGCGCTCAAGCGTTTCGGCATCAGGACCCGAGGAAGCTCAATCCGCTGCAGATCTCAGCGCGGCGGTCTTGCAACTCGACCAACGACTTGCCCGCAACTACATCGCAAATCGTGAGCACCTCGGCCGAGAGTGGCAAGAAGCCGAGGCGATTTCCAGCTACGCGCTGCGCGTCAGCCCCGCCGAAACCCGCCAGCTTCTGAAAGACCTCGACGCTCTCATCCGCCCTTTCATAGCCCCGTCACGAACAGAGGCACCGGCTGACGCCGAAATCGTCCAACTCAGCCTCCAAGCGTTTCTCAAATCAGCGGCAACCACACCCCCGAACCGGACTAGGCCCAGATCATGA
- a CDS encoding tetratricopeptide repeat protein, with translation MNNTLTPELETAIKVGFENRDRNNMAPTIEYFHRLLEQYPDNPAVLYEVGGSYDTDGQEETAAGYYEQALARGLSGDIRRRCLLQYGSTLRNLGRHQESLATFAQGRAEFPDSDSIRIFEALSFHAAGRFDEGFGELLLLIAERLDSAEVARYAAAIEGNGRYLIELPKTYTSTS, from the coding sequence ATGAACAACACATTGACTCCAGAACTCGAAACCGCCATCAAGGTTGGATTTGAGAATCGAGATCGAAACAACATGGCGCCCACCATCGAGTACTTCCATCGTCTGTTGGAGCAATACCCCGACAACCCAGCCGTTCTCTACGAAGTGGGCGGCTCGTATGACACGGATGGGCAGGAAGAAACAGCAGCTGGCTACTACGAGCAGGCCCTGGCAAGGGGGCTCAGCGGTGACATCAGACGCAGGTGTCTCCTGCAGTACGGTTCAACGTTACGAAATCTGGGACGGCATCAAGAGTCCTTGGCGACATTCGCGCAGGGACGAGCTGAGTTTCCGGATTCCGACTCGATTCGTATATTCGAGGCGCTGTCGTTCCATGCAGCAGGTCGCTTCGACGAAGGCTTCGGAGAGCTGCTTTTACTTATCGCCGAGCGCCTAGACAGTGCCGAAGTCGCCCGGTACGCGGCAGCCATCGAGGGCAATGGCCGATATCTCATCGAGCTGCCAAAGACATACACCAGCACGAGCTAG
- a CDS encoding glycosyltransferase family 2 protein, translated as MRPSSAPPFGVGVPGNRWDTLEGVEPKTLPTVSVIVVHFEQQRQLDRTLLALSRQTYPAELLEVIVVDDGSAVHPAMSHGARLVRQEDEGFRLAAARNLGVASSRGEVLCFLDADTAPEPGYVEAITRLPALAAECVAVGRRRHTRFDACADDAPIEVAAPAAAIDEPRWLAEAYAASRNLLDADNRSYRFVIGAVIACSRWFFDEAGGFDESFTRYGGEDWEWAHRAWIGGAVFAHVPHAVAWHDGPDWDGRSGDDSERQRRQNVEALQLARMVAVAGSAPRAVLVVGEGGGDVAVRLGAAISEAAAFVCVDSLLGVLPQAHIEVPGAPPQILGGDPRVVEASGAHEASPGNEAGAARVRIDIRNAVLVRRPDARNGDRLAWAVEAVGVGELGEVVFTDEGGEALMTVTSRRARLRRARWNDDTLFETLMEPAPWLMPLTEEPSVAAYLGGWI; from the coding sequence GTGAGGCCTTCCTCTGCTCCGCCGTTCGGGGTGGGGGTGCCCGGCAACCGGTGGGACACGCTCGAGGGCGTCGAGCCGAAGACCCTCCCGACGGTGTCGGTCATCGTGGTGCACTTCGAGCAGCAGAGGCAGCTCGATCGCACGCTCCTGGCGCTGAGTCGCCAGACGTATCCGGCGGAGCTGCTCGAGGTGATCGTGGTCGACGACGGATCGGCGGTGCATCCGGCGATGTCGCACGGCGCCCGTCTTGTGCGCCAGGAGGACGAGGGCTTTCGGTTGGCGGCGGCCCGCAACCTCGGAGTGGCCTCGTCGCGCGGCGAGGTGCTCTGCTTTCTCGACGCCGACACGGCTCCGGAGCCCGGCTATGTGGAGGCGATCACTCGGCTGCCCGCACTGGCGGCCGAGTGCGTGGCTGTGGGGCGCCGCCGGCACACTCGGTTCGACGCGTGTGCCGACGACGCACCCATCGAGGTGGCCGCCCCCGCCGCGGCGATCGACGAGCCGCGCTGGCTCGCCGAGGCCTACGCCGCCTCACGCAACCTGCTCGACGCCGACAACCGTTCGTATCGCTTCGTGATCGGCGCGGTCATCGCCTGCTCGCGCTGGTTCTTCGACGAGGCCGGGGGCTTCGACGAGTCGTTCACCCGATACGGCGGCGAGGACTGGGAGTGGGCCCATCGTGCCTGGATAGGCGGCGCCGTCTTCGCGCACGTGCCGCATGCCGTGGCCTGGCACGATGGCCCCGACTGGGACGGGCGTTCCGGCGACGACTCCGAGCGTCAGCGCCGGCAGAACGTGGAGGCGCTGCAGCTGGCGCGGATGGTCGCCGTGGCCGGATCGGCACCCCGGGCGGTGCTCGTCGTAGGCGAGGGCGGAGGAGATGTTGCGGTGCGCCTCGGCGCTGCGATCTCGGAGGCGGCCGCTTTCGTGTGCGTGGACTCGCTGCTCGGAGTGCTTCCGCAGGCGCACATCGAGGTGCCCGGCGCGCCGCCGCAGATCCTCGGTGGTGACCCCCGGGTGGTCGAGGCGTCCGGGGCCCATGAGGCGAGCCCGGGGAACGAGGCCGGCGCCGCCCGGGTGCGCATCGACATCCGGAACGCCGTGCTCGTTCGGCGACCGGATGCCCGCAACGGCGACCGGCTCGCCTGGGCTGTCGAGGCGGTCGGCGTGGGCGAACTCGGCGAGGTCGTGTTCACCGATGAGGGCGGCGAAGCCCTGATGACGGTGACGTCGCGCCGGGCCCGGTTGCGGCGCGCCCGCTGGAACGACGACACTCTCTTCGAGACCCTCATGGAGCCCGCCCCGTGGCTGATGCCGCTCACAGAGGAGCCGAGCGTTGCGGCGTACCTCGGCGGCTGGATCTAG
- a CDS encoding WcbI family polysaccharide biosynthesis putative acetyltransferase: MDDLRGDGEVAVDARTLHFGEFYAVTEATRSSDVAVVMGNCQAESLRVMLHGAGLHTVRIPAVHELVATDIPHLHRLLERTTLLVSQPVRDDYHELPLGLRQLEARLTGRHRTVVVPVIRFAGLYPTHAIIRPPSDLSLTPPIVAYHELRTLVEASGGPRLLPDGLTSRQLQAIAEDSIAELVRREAAFDTVRVSELFAAPAFELMRTLNHPGNAVFRQVAARVRQRAGLIEHDVDPGRPLLNAVHAPRERAVIEHFGLETTPDDDWIVDGLPVSADTVRQAHLGWYREHPDAVTAGLARHARALEILAKA, translated from the coding sequence ATGGACGATCTGCGGGGTGACGGTGAGGTGGCTGTCGACGCCCGTACCCTGCACTTCGGCGAGTTCTACGCGGTGACGGAGGCGACGCGCTCGAGTGACGTGGCCGTCGTGATGGGCAACTGCCAGGCCGAATCGTTGCGCGTCATGCTGCACGGCGCCGGCCTGCACACCGTGCGCATTCCGGCCGTGCACGAGCTGGTGGCCACCGACATTCCGCACCTGCATCGGCTGCTCGAACGCACGACCCTGCTCGTGTCGCAGCCCGTGCGCGATGACTATCACGAGCTGCCGCTCGGGCTGCGTCAGCTCGAGGCGCGGCTGACGGGGCGGCACCGCACCGTGGTGGTGCCCGTCATCCGGTTCGCCGGGCTGTACCCCACGCACGCCATCATTCGGCCGCCGAGCGATCTGTCGCTGACCCCGCCGATCGTGGCCTATCACGAGCTGCGCACGCTGGTGGAGGCGAGCGGCGGGCCCCGCCTGCTGCCCGACGGCCTGACTTCGCGACAGCTCCAGGCCATCGCCGAGGACTCGATCGCCGAGCTCGTGCGGCGCGAGGCGGCGTTCGACACCGTGCGGGTCTCCGAGCTGTTCGCGGCGCCGGCCTTCGAGCTGATGCGCACGCTGAACCACCCCGGCAACGCGGTGTTCCGGCAGGTGGCCGCTCGGGTGCGCCAGCGCGCCGGGCTCATCGAGCACGACGTCGACCCCGGTCGGCCGTTGCTGAACGCGGTACACGCTCCGCGCGAGCGAGCGGTGATCGAGCACTTCGGGCTCGAGACGACGCCCGACGACGACTGGATCGTCGACGGCCTGCCCGTCTCGGCCGACACCGTGCGCCAGGCGCATCTCGGGTGGTACCGCGAGCATCCGGATGCCGTGACGGCCGGCCTCGCGAGACACGCTCGCGCACTCGAGATCCTGGCCAAGGCATGA
- a CDS encoding glycosyltransferase family 1 protein, with amino-acid sequence MGLAQRAVRSLKTEGPRQALSRVFNRLSIDLDGNRLGDSLVRPEDAVAVDWTTVPEFVSNPPAPVTENVRTAWIISPPGRTSGGHQNAFRFMDFLEKAGHSVTVYFYTTQAKPIDLAEIRTMLQTTSAYPDLRGELRIYDPAVGLDADTQAVFATGWETAYPAYRHPGNARRFYFTQDFEPAFYALGSDYVLAENTYRFGFHGFSAGRWLAKKLTADYGMPGDYYDYAVDKQHYSLTNTAQRNEVLFYARPPTARRAFEFGRLVLTELHRLRPDITINMVGWDISPYPVPFPYVNHTALDISQLNEVYNRCAGALILSLTNMSLLPMEVMSSGVVPVVNDGPNTREIFDSPYMDHQPLSPGAMARRLIEIVDNPEQASHAAAMAASVAAIDWVDPGETFSSAFGAAMATPPARA; translated from the coding sequence TTGGGGCTCGCACAACGCGCTGTCAGGTCGCTTAAAACAGAGGGTCCGCGCCAGGCGCTCTCCCGGGTATTCAATCGCCTCTCCATCGATCTCGACGGAAACCGCCTCGGAGACTCCCTCGTTCGCCCCGAAGACGCGGTGGCCGTCGACTGGACGACGGTTCCCGAGTTCGTCTCGAACCCTCCCGCGCCGGTGACCGAGAATGTGCGCACCGCCTGGATCATCTCCCCTCCCGGCCGCACCAGCGGTGGTCATCAGAACGCCTTCCGCTTCATGGACTTTCTCGAGAAGGCCGGGCACTCGGTCACCGTGTACTTCTACACGACGCAGGCCAAGCCGATCGATCTCGCCGAGATCCGCACGATGCTGCAGACCACCAGCGCCTACCCCGACCTTCGCGGCGAGCTGCGCATCTACGACCCCGCGGTCGGCCTCGACGCCGACACCCAGGCCGTCTTCGCGACCGGCTGGGAGACCGCCTACCCGGCGTACCGGCATCCGGGCAACGCCAGACGCTTCTACTTCACCCAAGACTTCGAGCCCGCGTTCTACGCGCTCGGAAGCGACTACGTGCTCGCCGAGAACACCTACCGCTTCGGCTTTCACGGCTTCTCGGCCGGGCGCTGGCTGGCCAAGAAGCTCACCGCCGACTATGGCATGCCGGGTGACTACTACGACTACGCCGTCGACAAGCAGCACTACTCGCTCACGAATACGGCCCAGCGGAACGAGGTGCTCTTCTACGCCCGCCCTCCCACAGCGCGCCGCGCCTTCGAGTTCGGCCGGCTGGTGCTCACCGAGCTGCACCGGCTACGCCCCGACATCACCATCAACATGGTGGGCTGGGACATCTCGCCGTACCCCGTGCCGTTCCCGTACGTGAACCACACCGCCCTCGACATCTCGCAGCTCAACGAGGTCTACAACCGCTGCGCGGGGGCGCTCATCCTGTCGCTCACGAACATGTCGCTGCTGCCCATGGAGGTCATGTCGAGCGGGGTCGTTCCCGTCGTGAACGACGGACCGAACACCCGCGAGATCTTCGACAGCCCCTACATGGATCACCAGCCCCTGTCGCCCGGCGCGATGGCCCGGCGCCTCATCGAGATCGTCGACAACCCCGAGCAGGCGAGCCACGCCGCCGCGATGGCGGCGTCGGTCGCAGCCATCGACTGGGTCGATCCCGGCGAGACGTTCAGCTCGGCTTTCGGGGCGGCAATGGCCACCCCGCCGGCGCGGGCATGA
- the rffA gene encoding dTDP-4-amino-4,6-dideoxygalactose transaminase: protein MSEGSASGVSASSEVEVYFSRPYRSPDELVNLEAVLASDHAHGDGPFTKRATDKLTAIMGAPHALLTTSCTHALEMTALLLDLAPGDEVVLPSFTFPSAATAVVSRGATPVFVDLDPATGNIDADQVAEAVTAQTRAVMVMHYGGVPVALDEILSITDAAGIALVEDNAHGLGTPGLGTRGAFATQSFHDTKNVHCGEGGALVINDARFLERAEIIREKGTNRARFLRGQVDKYTWVDAGSSYLLSEFGAAVLDAQLAAFDTIQQLRRSVWNAYAAGLSNWAGEHGIRLMSDRAGLEHAAHLYYLVMPDNSGQSALIEHLKQHGVRAAFHYVPLDSSPAGRRYGRTVGGRALSRSHDFSTRLVRLPLWAGMSDSQVERVIAAVTSYGN from the coding sequence ATGAGCGAGGGCTCGGCATCCGGCGTATCGGCGAGCAGTGAGGTCGAGGTCTACTTCAGCCGGCCGTATCGCTCACCCGACGAGCTGGTCAACCTCGAGGCCGTGCTGGCCTCCGACCACGCCCACGGAGACGGTCCATTCACGAAGCGGGCTACCGACAAGCTGACGGCGATCATGGGGGCGCCCCACGCACTGCTCACCACGTCGTGCACCCACGCGCTCGAGATGACGGCGCTGCTGCTCGATCTCGCACCCGGCGACGAGGTCGTACTGCCGTCGTTCACCTTCCCCTCGGCCGCCACCGCCGTCGTCTCGCGCGGAGCGACCCCCGTGTTCGTCGACCTCGACCCGGCCACCGGCAACATAGACGCCGACCAGGTGGCCGAGGCCGTGACCGCTCAGACGCGCGCCGTGATGGTAATGCACTACGGCGGAGTGCCCGTGGCCCTCGACGAGATCTTGTCGATCACCGACGCGGCGGGCATCGCACTGGTTGAGGACAACGCCCACGGCCTCGGAACACCGGGCCTCGGCACGCGGGGAGCGTTCGCCACCCAGAGCTTTCACGACACCAAGAACGTGCACTGCGGCGAGGGCGGGGCACTCGTCATCAACGACGCGCGCTTTCTCGAGCGGGCTGAGATCATCCGCGAGAAGGGCACGAACCGGGCCCGGTTCCTGCGCGGCCAGGTCGACAAGTACACCTGGGTCGATGCCGGATCGAGCTACCTGCTCTCGGAGTTCGGCGCCGCGGTGCTGGACGCGCAGCTGGCGGCGTTCGACACCATCCAGCAGCTGCGCCGGTCTGTATGGAACGCCTACGCCGCCGGGCTGTCGAACTGGGCGGGCGAGCACGGCATCCGGCTCATGTCAGACCGGGCCGGTCTCGAGCATGCAGCCCACCTCTACTACCTGGTGATGCCCGACAATTCGGGGCAGAGCGCGCTCATCGAGCACCTGAAGCAGCACGGTGTGCGCGCGGCGTTCCACTACGTGCCGCTCGACTCGTCTCCGGCAGGTCGGCGCTATGGGCGCACGGTCGGCGGCCGCGCACTCAGCCGCAGCCACGACTTCTCGACGCGCCTCGTGCGGCTGCCGCTGTGGGCCGGGATGTCTGATTCTCAGGTTGAGCGGGTCATCGCGGCGGTCACGTCGTACGGCAACTGA
- a CDS encoding SDR family NAD(P)-dependent oxidoreductase — protein MTEKKTIVITGASDGIGAAAAHALAEGGHEIVVVGRSADKTRRVADSIEAQSFVADFGSLAEVRELASKLAERYPKIDVLANNAGGVFGSRQKTVDGFEKTFQVNHLAPFLLTNLLLPTLIRSKAIVIQTASIAARLYGKLAIADLDNDRNFSANKAYGDSKLENILFTAELDRRYSADGISAAAFHPGIIGSSFATETTSRTMKMLYASPLTKLFLRSSEEGADQLVWLASTQPGTEWTRGKYYEKRAVAKRVNPQIHDADLARKLWEKSAALCGLS, from the coding sequence ATGACCGAGAAGAAAACGATCGTCATCACGGGAGCCAGCGACGGCATCGGCGCCGCAGCGGCGCACGCCCTCGCCGAAGGTGGCCACGAGATCGTGGTGGTCGGCAGATCGGCCGACAAGACCCGCCGCGTGGCCGACTCGATCGAAGCTCAGTCGTTCGTCGCAGACTTCGGAAGCCTCGCCGAGGTGCGCGAGCTGGCCTCGAAGCTGGCCGAGCGCTACCCGAAGATCGACGTGCTGGCCAACAACGCCGGCGGGGTCTTCGGCTCGAGGCAGAAGACCGTCGACGGCTTCGAGAAGACCTTCCAGGTGAACCACCTGGCGCCGTTCCTGCTCACGAATCTGCTGCTGCCGACCCTGATTCGCAGCAAGGCCATCGTCATTCAGACAGCGAGCATCGCCGCCCGCCTCTACGGCAAGCTCGCCATTGCCGATCTCGACAACGATCGCAACTTCTCGGCGAACAAGGCCTACGGCGACTCGAAGCTCGAGAACATCCTCTTCACTGCGGAGCTCGACCGCCGCTACTCTGCCGACGGCATCAGCGCGGCAGCGTTCCACCCCGGCATCATCGGCTCCAGCTTCGCCACCGAGACCACGAGCCGCACCATGAAAATGCTCTATGCCAGCCCGTTGACGAAGCTGTTCCTGCGCTCGTCAGAAGAGGGGGCCGACCAGCTCGTCTGGCTGGCTTCGACCCAGCCCGGCACAGAGTGGACCCGGGGAAAGTACTACGAGAAGCGAGCGGTCGCGAAGCGTGTGAACCCGCAGATTCACGACGCCGACCTTGCCCGAAAGCTCTGGGAGAAGAGCGCGGCGCTCTGCGGGCTGAGCTGA